A DNA window from Sediminitomix flava contains the following coding sequences:
- a CDS encoding DUF3341 domain-containing protein gives MEKNKHFLVGIFDDHDILLNAVKHVRKQGVKIEEVYTPYPVHFLEDALGYKRSFMPKAAFGFGALGTSLAIFFQTWVMGIDWPMIIGGKTHVAIPDFVPITFELTVLLSAFGMVGTFFGTQDLKPHKVPRVFDRRQSDDKHVMAIDLAANSLSEEELTALLKDVQAEEVNRKDFTDKENKGSFIEYVVDLFTNGVTESARSLNK, from the coding sequence CATCTTGCTGAATGCGGTAAAACACGTTAGAAAACAAGGTGTAAAAATCGAAGAGGTTTACACTCCTTATCCAGTTCACTTCTTGGAGGATGCACTTGGCTACAAACGTTCTTTCATGCCTAAAGCCGCTTTCGGTTTTGGTGCACTAGGAACATCATTAGCAATCTTCTTCCAAACTTGGGTAATGGGTATTGATTGGCCTATGATCATTGGTGGTAAAACACACGTAGCTATTCCTGACTTTGTGCCAATTACTTTCGAATTGACTGTACTTCTTTCAGCTTTCGGTATGGTAGGTACATTCTTCGGAACGCAAGATTTGAAGCCTCACAAAGTACCTCGTGTATTTGACAGAAGACAATCTGACGATAAGCACGTAATGGCAATTGACCTTGCTGCAAATAGCCTTAGCGAAGAAGAACTAACTGCTTTATTGAAAGACGTTCAAGCTGAGGAAGTAAATCGTAAAGATTTCACTGATAAAGAAAATAAAGGCTCATTTATCGAGTATGTAGTTGACTTGTTCACTAACGGTGTTACTGAGTCTGCTAGATCACTTAATAAATAA
- a CDS encoding c-type cytochrome, translated as MRFFSNKLAGLCLIGAVALTGCSADGNDPGVEYAPQMYHSVPYEPLTQITGEEIPTSLGAIAYGVVDKFYGADENENYYKQFINSLPYNDYNGKVAINVKKPVEGTVARQNFTSVTGANEAQPDQLILDYSKYGKEDIELAAAELVNPLTDKETVSTMLKTAGKGASDAELAAFDKDLVKDGKALYTSYCQPCHGAEGNGKGKVGVVFKGVANLKGNAVKTASDGHIFHVITHGRGRMWAHKSQINPEERWKIVRYVRTLQGK; from the coding sequence ATGCGATTTTTTAGCAATAAATTAGCAGGACTATGTCTGATCGGAGCTGTAGCCTTAACAGGTTGTAGCGCTGATGGAAACGATCCGGGTGTTGAATATGCACCTCAGATGTATCACTCAGTACCATACGAGCCATTGACTCAGATCACAGGTGAGGAAATTCCTACAAGTTTGGGTGCAATTGCTTACGGTGTTGTAGATAAATTCTATGGAGCAGATGAGAATGAGAACTACTACAAGCAGTTCATCAACTCTCTTCCATACAATGATTACAACGGTAAAGTTGCAATCAACGTGAAGAAACCTGTAGAAGGAACTGTTGCAAGACAGAACTTCACTTCTGTTACAGGTGCAAACGAAGCACAACCAGATCAGCTGATTTTGGATTATTCAAAATACGGCAAAGAGGATATCGAGTTGGCTGCGGCTGAGTTAGTCAATCCATTGACTGACAAGGAAACAGTTTCAACAATGTTGAAAACTGCAGGTAAAGGCGCTTCTGACGCTGAGCTTGCTGCTTTTGATAAAGACCTTGTAAAAGATGGTAAAGCACTTTATACTTCTTACTGTCAGCCTTGCCACGGTGCAGAGGGTAACGGTAAAGGTAAAGTTGGTGTAGTATTCAAAGGGGTTGCTAACTTGAAAGGTAACGCTGTGAAAACTGCATCTGACGGACACATCTTCCACGTGATCACTCACGGTAGAGGAAGAATGTGGGCGCACAAATCTCAGATTAACCCTGAGGAGCGTTGGAAAATTGTTCGTTACGTAAGAACACTTCAAGGTAAGTAA